A single Cryptococcus neoformans var. grubii H99 chromosome 7, complete sequence DNA region contains:
- a CDS encoding cysteine-type peptidase: protein MPPKKILIIMSDASTIPLLKTSECGKTTTDQSAGFFLMELAKPLSKFLSAGCEVTFASPLGKTPTPDPNSESLMAFALNFYERQRENDLIARMKRENGFASPRTFQSVSDEELDGFAAVFIPGGHAPLADLGADPELGRILAHFHREGKPTAVICHGPYGLLSTKATPEGTFLYKGYKITSWSDAEEKMMETLWGGEVPKVESTLREAGAEMVEGLGEKIGRITVDRELVSGGNPLAANALAEQVLKMVEAQ from the coding sequence ATGCCTCCCAAGAAGATCCTTATAATCATGTCCGACGCGTCCACAATCCCCCTCCTCAAAACATCTGAATGCGGGAAGACCACCACAGACCAGAGCGCTGgtttcttcttgatggaACTGGCAAAGCCACTATCCAAATTTCTCTCGGCAGGCTGCGAAGTGACCTTCGCCTCCCCGCTTGGCAAGACTCCCACTCCCGACCCTAACAGCGAGAGCCTCATGGCCTTCGCCTTGAATTTCTACGAACGCCAGCGTGAGAACGACCTCATCGCTAGGATGAAGCGGGAGAACGGATTTGCGTCGCCGAGGACATTCCAAAGTGTCTCGGATGAGGAACTGGATGGGTTCGCGGCCGTGTTTATTCCAGGCGGCCATGCGCCGCTGGCTGATCTGGGGGCCGATCCGGAGCTGGGAAGGATCCTTGCCCATTTCCATCGTGAGGGGAAGCCGACGGCAGTGATTTGCCATGGGCCTTATGGGCTGTTAAGCACCAAGGCGACGCCAGAAGGGACGTTCTTGTACAAGGGGTACAAGATTACTTCGTGGTCTGACgcggaggagaagatgatggaaacCTTGTGGGGAGGTGAGGTGCCGAAGGTGGAGAGTACTCTTCGTGAGGCTGGTGCTGAGATGGTTGAAGGACTaggagagaagattggCAGAATTACGGTGGATAGGGAGTTAGTCAGTGGTGGCAATCCTTTAGCTGCGAATGCGCTAGCAGAGCAGGTTTTGAAAATGGTCGAGGCCCAGTAA